A genomic stretch from Carassius auratus strain Wakin unplaced genomic scaffold, ASM336829v1 scaf_tig00013523, whole genome shotgun sequence includes:
- the LOC113074053 gene encoding endoplasmic reticulum export factor CTAGE5-like — translation MALKVAELLDEKCKVLETFSEVKRKFDKLESTLQNNGMSAQAAEKDNLEVASQKLEQSNAQMKNEIERLQEELSQQNKARKQQEDQLAELEQILRNLEEEAKERKSQLEQDNTTLKIHEINTERLQKNLQAAKEEHAILLESKAQLVQEAEDWGERLGELEEEMKMCERSHTSMLEDCANKDDRIKSLTEHLLKMRDWDSEDESCVDGSTNTAGAENGDSSDFHQKQKVQKLIEAAKMSADLKSMEEDKNRVFATLADEIKAKEDLQEGIKQLEEQKEVLESESANYASESQKLQQKLQIMTEMYQENELKLHRMLTVEEKERLQKEEKLNKAGKKISLAAEELNTYRQRAKDLEEELERTSQAYKNQFASHEKKAHDNWLAARAADRDLADVKRENAHLRQRLTDAQFKFEILEKDLREGRPLFRGERSPFGPSPLSRPSSETRAFLSPPTLMDGPLRLSPQFMGPGRASRGVVEPPSGGPDFERSGPHSDSGSLSPSWDRERRGPPPPPGHPLPDPGMPFRRPPPGLYHMGPLPPRPPLPSETYFGDKSDSSFLRNSSSISENENRDGPHSMPGDMRLPPDPDLRMGPPLGPPLMGMPPLMDPRGPHFPPRGPYGPPEFFPPRGPGGPPMGMRGPFPPGMFPRAPMPLPQHMGYLPPRPPSDSFSPRPPPRPSPPGSEQPPDQSPSPHDVI, via the exons TTTGACAAACTAGAGTCCACACTGCAGAACAATGGCATGTCTGCACAAGCTGCAGAAAAAGACAATTTAGAG GTGGCATCACAGAAGCTCGAACAATCAAATGCACAGATGAAAAATGAAATCGAGAGGCTGCAAGAAGAGCTATCCCAACAAAACAAAGCAAGAAAACAGCAAGAGGATCAG CTTGCTGAACTCGAGCAGATTTTAAGAAATTTAGAAGAGGAAGCTAAAGAACGAAAGTCCCAGTTAGAACAG GACAACACAACGCTGAAGATCCATGAGATCAACACCGAGCGACTGCAGAAGAACCTGCAGGCGGCCAAAGAAGAGCACGCAATACTGCTCGAGAGTAAAGCACAG CTGGTGCAGGAGGCAGAGGACTGGGGTGAACGTCTCGGTGAGCTGGAGGAGGAGATGAAAATGTGTGAAAGATCACATACTAGCATGCTGGAGGACTGCGCTAATAAAGATGATCGCATCAAG TCACTGACGGAGCACCTTTTGAAGATGCGAGATTGGGATTCTGAGGACGAGAGCTGCGTTGACGGTAGCACTAATACAGCTGGAGCTGAGAATGGAGACAGTTCGG ATTTCCATCAGAAGCAAAAAGTACAGAAACTTATTGAAGCGGCCAAG ATGAGTGCAGACTTGAAGTCCATGGAGGAGGACAAGAACAGAGTATTCGCTACACTCGCAGATGAAATTAAAGCCAAAGAAGATCTCCAAG AGGGGATCAAACAGCTTGAGGAGCAGAAGGAGGTGTTGGAATCAGAAAGTGCCAACTATGCTAGTGAAAGCCAGAAACTCCAGCAGAAACTCCAGATCATGACTGAGATGTACCAGGAGAATGAACTCAAACTACACAG GATGTTGACAGTGGAGGAGAAGGAGCGCTTGCAGAAGGAGGAGAAGCTCAACAAGGCAGGCAAGAAGATCAGTCTTGCTGCAGAGGAGCTCAACACTTATAG ACAACGAGCCAAAGACCTCGAGGAAGAACTGGAGAGGACTTCACAGGCCTACAAGAATCAG TTTGCTTCTCATGAGAAAAAGGCTCATGATAACTGG CTAGCCGCAAGGGCAGCAGATCGAGACCTGGCTGATGTCAAGAGAGAAAACGCTCATCTCCGCCAGAG GCTGACTGATGCCCAATTCAAGTTTGAGATACTTGAAAAGGATTTACGAGAGGGCAGACCTTTATTTAGAG GTGAAAGATCTCCATTTGGACCCTCTCCTCTTAGCCGACCATCCTCAGAAACACGGGCCTTCCTGTCCCCTCCGACACTAATGGACGGACCCCTTCGACTCTCACCTCAGTTTATGGGTCCAGGAAGAG CATCCCGTGGCGTGGTAGAGCCCCCTAGTGGTGGGCCAGACTTTGAGCGGAGTGGCCCTCACTCTGATAGTGGCTCACTGTCTCCCTCCTGGGACAGGGAACGCAGGGGCCCTCCCCCACCTCCAG GGCACCCTCTCCCAGACCCGGGTATGCCCTTTAGGAGGCCTCCTCCAGGTCTGTATCATATGGGTCCGCTGCCTCCTAGACCTCCACTTCCTTCTGAGACATACTTTGGTGATAAATCAG atTCATCATTTCTAAGAAACAGTTCATCCATTAGTGAGAATGAGAACAGAGAC GGTCCTCACTCAATGCCTGGTGACATGAGATTGCCCCCTGATCCAGATTTAAGAATGGGACCTCCTCTTGGCCCCCCATTAATGGGAATGCCCCCACTGATGGACCCTAGGGGCCCACACTTCCCACCCAGGGGCCCTTATGGACCTCCGGAGTTCTTTCCCCCTCGTGGACCTGGTGGTCCCCCCATGGGCA TGCGAGGGCCATTTCCCCCGGGAATGTTTCCCAGAGCTCCAATGCCGCTCCCTCAACATATGGGTTATCTGCCACCAAGACCTCCGTCTGACAGCTTCTCCCCCAGACCGCCACCCAGACCCTCCCCACCGGGCAGCGAGCAGCCCCCCGACCAGTCGCCCTCTCCACATGATGTCATCTGA